One stretch of Sander vitreus isolate 19-12246 chromosome 16, sanVit1, whole genome shotgun sequence DNA includes these proteins:
- the nxnl2 gene encoding nucleoredoxin-like protein 2: protein MVEVFTGRTLLNKDGDLVDPEEALRNKVVGIYFSAGWCPPCRDFTPILCDFYTELVEESEPPAQFEIVFVSSDKSMDDMVEYYHDMHGDWLALPWTDDYKHELKQRYKITAVPKLVIVKENGDMITDKGRKQIRDRGLACFRSWLDAAEIFQNFKG, encoded by the exons ATGGTAGAGGTGTTTACCGGCAGGACACTCCTGAATAAAGACGGGGATTTAGTCGATCCTGAAGAGGCGTTGAGGAATAAAGTGGTGGGGATCTACTTTTCTGCAGGATGGTGTCCCCCATGTCGAGACTTCACACCCATCCTGTGTGATTTCTACACGGAACTGGTTGAAGAGAGCGAACCTCCGGCTCAGTTTGAAATAGTTTTTGTCTCCTCAGACAAGTCGATGGATGATATGGTTGAATATTATCATGATATGCACGGAGACTGGCTAGCTCTGCCCTGGACGGATGATTACAAGCA tGAGTTGAAGCAGCGCTACAAGATCACAGCGGTCCCTAAACTGGTGATTGTGAAGGAGAACGGCGACATGATCACAGACAAGGGCAGGAAACAGATCAGAGACCGAGGCCTGGCCTGCTTCAGGTCCTGGCTGGACGCTGCAGAGATCTTCCAGAACTTTAAGGGTTAG
- the gng10 gene encoding guanine nucleotide-binding protein G(I)/G(S)/G(O) subunit gamma-10, translated as MTSNSNLSNMRRLVEQLKLEASVERIKVSQAAAELQQYCLQNAGKDALLVGVPTGSNPFREPRSCAVV; from the exons ATGACTTCTAATTCCAATTTATCTAACATGCGACGGCTCGTAGAACAACTGAAGCTCGAGGCCAGTGTGGAGAGAATCAAG GTGTCCCAAGCGGCTGCAGAGCTCCAGCAGTACTGCCTGCAGAACGCAGGCAAAGACGCCCTGCTAGTCGGAGTCCCCACAGGCAGCAACCCCTTCAGAGAACCACGCTCCTGTGCTGTAGTGTAA